One window from the genome of Toxotes jaculatrix isolate fToxJac2 chromosome 17, fToxJac2.pri, whole genome shotgun sequence encodes:
- the rlf gene encoding zinc finger protein Rlf, which produces MAENNVEPEHEWSDRALDTAEDTLVAMETLLATLRAFEDVLRQQEISTASSTEYCDNFCQALIHYAGSRNSMEHGLPLLEVYCLSINCFAAARSHLTAESDKVALVLKRLALSCFELLLSVPENEIPYEAWVQFHQSVQIAHDTLLQYGSTDLQALLQITGEGGAWSNPVLTSLLTGQLTNPEEVDAYISLEGEGFMEMRVKHLEKMGEVAKAVVLAKACTECSFVSNQSTFRQTYVSLLCHLLPNEEAIMEISRLDCKDVLEITCNLETEGEENTAFILCTTFLTQQLQQQSLYCSWELTLLWSKLQRRIDPSLLSLLERCLQLGAIAKTVHHLLYLVRVIQTEAEDLGVPASVELCVKALQLPKQEESETRISVCKTVSCLLPDDLEVLRACQLTEFLLGPCQEVFGCLEELYLRPDQKYDQENEVIPNSLRCELLLALKAYWPFDPEFWDWKTLKYHCISLLGLMPESEGEEDEVVDKQEKVKQHEPQGVTQKVDSEHQKRINGSLDGHEEQDKKHSDNLPEIQGESEAKKHKFCCQICKRSVTDSQIIHHSKRHAEDNSHPCPMCLEKFKSRKDLVPHLKQHIHSEIHLKSHVKKEDEPKPIDEDDDIEPGEITIDPSLMLYYKSTHDPDVLHHIVQQAKTVKEKRVDDDEHITFDYIDQHFKLQNRDEYPCPGTGCTRIFKHSKYLYVHLKSEHQGDENVKYFHQMRDKREKCVFCRRHFVSAYHHRKHRRVHYGDQPYMCVVIGCGAQFRTSNELVTHKQTHGYQLNYQCELKGCYVTYSDLGQIYHHEAQHFRDAAFTCSSAECRKYYLSKKEFIKHLSTHNITFSEDDFEAQRKAKRKLLKTVTEATAHLNKSFDSEEIINGDVLNACSVSCASSLQESECKESKATMTLVAVCFDGSKFTCGFEKCGMTFSRARDVQRHLKCAHPEHLKLENKEHKHDKERGSKSKGIKTETDSGEKGNSELSTPFQPVEADKERKASTHPKSNETNTSSLQTNNDALKEILIGLSKLDLNSSSPRSVPSEQPTQSNPESNASEVSLHQAIMAKPPVVLLQKRPPHLPEEKVKMATEEVSAAGDECGVESLATAKPYICEIKGCGFRTAQSYSLLRHYNTKHGHTVEQAKRLTSLKTTSFKPYVCQLCSKSHRQKHVLRAHYIQIHNLSEALVDKISCGSVRYEGNKDPAKHTSQHLTNQGLKVRKKEIPKLQRQPEKKNLAVSENGQNFDNHSPSEEDGEDEAESREEDNSQKEESEDRTTHQVRTTRRLVAKSNLCYILDKFSKPFHCVAKNCDAAFSTQGGLVRHLQLVHHYNRSQLLLEKDFDVHHNPEVRKEPAKKRPLPNSDEPQPQYKCHFANCNASYHLKSSLVRHTRDYHSQPPELIRCKFEGCTRVFSHDDALKKHTLYSHCEYYDSLVVRLQSTHKKSVTGCQKKLIVAPQNSQKEEPDSPTTQAERSSPKPEVTAQTEEMGEQGLEEKKVSGQKKKERRNCYSRFVFRSHEEALQMCQDRCLRVAYPCMVQDCDSVVTYMQSLHRHYLRVHRMRRDDLFKNEDKLVFNAEQLEELIQRQSARPTVAGACAPNGVRKMEYQAEPENTGGQPTPMSLHSIKAETQDEDNHDPLRFPEEEEEKPPPVERNGVLVGADEVLYGEPSTGGHTEDSTTATQISQKQEERLSLDQIKPLLRPVTVDLSPPCSLRFTTEEGFQDPSSNKDGGKLVNGSAALPTPPVRQPLKRKNELSEQPSNMKDPQPRSPSPRPFDIGAYKPMGFESSFLKFIQETTPKDKNTVPVKRRDTFRRSCSVKENNQLGISHTRSRRTHSPLLKPHAMTGDFTSVQNLKSILDKALAGCGDLAIKQLQYLRPVVVLGRPVCTTTLPDLFPSDTNNSKLLLGS; this is translated from the exons ATGGCGGAGAATAATGTCGAACCAGAGCACGAATGGAGCGACCGGGCCCTGGACACGGCCGAGGATACTCTGGTTGCAATGGAAACCCTGCTGGCCACGCTGAGAGCCTTCGAAGACGTACTCAGGCAACAAGAAATATCCACAGCATCCTCCACGGAGTACTGCGACAACTTCTGTCAG GCACTGATTCACTATGCTGGGAGCAGGAACTCTATGGAACATGGTCTGCCTCTCCTGGAGGTCTACTGTCTGTCCATAAACTGCTTTGCTGCAGCCCGATCCCACCTCACTGCGGAGTCTGACAAAGTGGCCCTTGTTTTGAAGAGACTAGCTTT GAGCTGTTTTGAACTGTTGTTGTCAGTGCCTGAAAATGAAATCCCGTACGAAGCCTGGGTTCAGTTCCACCAGTCTGTTCAG ATTGCCCATGATACCTTATTACAGTATGGAAGCACAGATCTCCAAGCTTTACTCCAGAtcacaggagagggaggagccTGGAGCAACCCAGTCCTTACCTCCCTCCTCACCGGCCAGCTCACCAACCCAGAGGAAG TTGATGCATACATCAGCTTGGAGGGCGAGGGCTTCATGGAGATGCGAGTGAAGCATCTGGAGAAGATGGGCGAAGTTGCCAAGGCCGTGGTGCTGGCTAAGGCCTGCACTGAATGCAGCTTCGTCTCCAACCAGTCTACTTTTCGTCAAACATACGTCTCCCTGCTTTGTCACCTGCTGCCCAATGAAGAAGCCATCATGGAG ATATCCAGACTTGACTGTAAGGATGTACTGGAGATCACATGTAATttggagacagagggggaggagaataCAGCCTTCATCTTGTGCACAACTTTCCTgactcagcagcttcagcaacagagTCTTTATTGCTCCTG GGAGTTGACTTTGTTGTGGAGTAAACTTCAGAGGAGGATTGACCCCTCCTTGCTCTCTCTTCTCGAGCGATGCCTTCAACTAGGTGCCATTGCCAAAACAGTCCACCATTTGCTTTACCTGGTCCGTGTGATTCAGACAGAG GCAGAGGACCTGGGAGTACCTGCCTCAGTAGAACTTTGTGTCAAAGCTCTTCAACTTCCAAAGCAGGAAGAGTCAGAAACAAGGATATCTGTCTGTAAGACAGTGTCCTGTCTTCTTCCAGATGACCTTGAAGTGTTGCGTGCCTGTCAGCTCACAGAATTCCTGCTTGGGCCCTGTCAGGAGGTCTTTGGCTGTCTTGAAGAGCTCTATTTACGCCCAGACCAAAAGTACGACCAGGAAAATGAGGTTATTCCCAACTCACTACGCTGCGAGTTACTACTAGCACTGAAAGCATATTGGCCTTTTGACCCCGAATTCTGGGACTGGAAAACTCTCAAATATCACTGCATCTCCCTTCTTGGGTTGATGCCAGAGTCTGAAGGGGAAGAGGACGAGGTGGTAGACAAACAAGAGAAGGTTAAACAACATGAACCACAGGGTGTCACACAGAAAGTAGACTCTGAGCATCAAAAGAGGATAAATGGAAGTCTTGATGGGCATGAGGAGCAGGATAAAAAGCACTCTGATAACTTACCAGAAATCCAAGGGGAGTCAGAGGCAAAGAAACACAAGTTCTGCTGTCAGATTTGTAAGAGGTCAGTCACTGACAGCCAAATTATTCACCACTCCAAAAGACATGCAGAGGACAACAGCCACCCATGCCCTATGTGCTTGGAAAAGTTTAAGAGCAGAAAGGACCTCGTTCCTCACCTGAAACAACACATCCACAGTGAAATACATCTTAAAAGCCATGTGAAGAAAGAGGACGAGCCAAAACCGATAGATGAGGATGATGACATTGAACCAGGCGAGATCACCATTGACCCTTCTCTAATGCTGTATTACAAATCCACACATGATCCAGATGTGCTCCACCACATCGTGCAGCAAGCCAAAACTGTGAAAGAGAAGCGTGTGGATGATGACGAGCACATAACATTTGATTACATTGACCAACACTTCAAACTGCAGAACCGGGATGAGTACCCGTGTCCAGGAACCGGGTGTACTCGGATCTTTAAGCATTCCAAGTACTTATATGTCCACTTAAAGTCAGAGCACCAAGGGGATgagaatgtgaaatattttcatcaGATGAGAGACAAGCGAGAGAAGTGTGTTTTTTGTAGACGCCATTTTGTCTCAGCTTACCATCACCGCAAACATCGAAGGGTTCACTACGGTGATCAGCCTTACATGTGTGTGGTAATTGGTTGTGGCGCTCAGTTTAGGACTTCCAACGAacttgtcacacacaaacagacccaTGGCTATCAGCTCAACTACCAGTGTGAGCTCAAAGGCTGTTACGTCACTTACTCTGACTTGGGACAGATCTATCACCACGAAGCACAGCATTTCAGAGATGCAGCATTTACTTGCTCTAGTGCTGAATGTAGAAAATATTACTTATCCAAAAAGGAATTTATCAAGCATTTATCCACACACAACATCACCTTCTCTGAAGACGACTTTGAGGCTCAGAGGAAGGCGAAGCGGAAACTTCTTAAGACTGTTACTGAAGCGACAGCCCACCTTAATAAATCATTTGATTCAGAAGAGATTATAAATGGAGATGTCCTAAACGCTTGCTCAGTGAGCTGTGCCTCCTCTTTGCAAGAATCTGAGTGCAAAGAGTCTAAAGCAACAATGACCTTGgtggctgtgtgttttgatggaAGTAAGTTCACCTGTGGTTTTGAGAAGTGTGGTATGACTTTCTCTAGAGCCAGAGATGTCCagagacatctgaaatgtgCCCACCCAGAACACCTTAAATTGGAgaacaaagaacacaaacatgacaaagaaCGGGGCTCAAAATCCAAAGGGATAAAGACTGAAACAGACAGTGGGGAAAAGGGGAACAGTGAGCTGTCAACTCCGTTTCAACCTGTGGAGgctgacaaagaaagaaaagcatccACTCACCCCAAAAGCAATGAAACAAATACTTCAAGTCTTCAAACAAATAATGATGCTCTGAAAGAGATTCTTATTGGGCTCAGTAAACTGGACCTAAATTCCTCATCCCCTCGCAGTGTGCCAAGTGAGCAGCCAACCCAGTCCAACCCAGAGTCAAATGCATCAGAAGTCTCTCTTCATCAGGCAATCATGGCAAAGCCTCCTGTTGTATTGCTTCAGAAGAGACCTCCACATCTGCCTGAGGAAAAGGTTAAAATGGCAACTGAAGAAGTATCAGCAGCTGGTGACGAATGCGGTGTTGAATCATTAGCCACTGCTAAGCCATATATCTGTGAGATAAAAGGTTGTGGCTTTAGGACTGCTCAGAGTTACAGCTTACTGCGACACTATAACACCAAACACGGCCACACCGTAGAACAGGCAAAAAGGTTAACTTCTTTGAAAACCACGTCTTTTAAGCCTTACGTTTGCCAGCTTTGTTCCAAGagtcacagacaaaaacatgtgTTGAGGGCCCACTATATTCAGATACACAACCTGAGTGAGGCTTTGGTGGACAAAATAAGCTGTGGATCTGTACGGTACGAGGGAAACAAAGACCCTGCAAAGCATACATCTCAGCACTTGACGAACCAAGGTCTAAaagtgaggaagaaagagatCCCTAAGTTGCAACGCcaacctgagaaaaaaaacttggccGTAAGTGAAAATGGACAAAACTTTGACAATCATTCTCCATCTGAAGAGGATGGGGAGGACGAAgcggagagcagagaggaagacaatTCGCAGAAGGAAGAAAGTGAGGATAGGACCACACATCAGGTCAGAACTACAAGACGTTTGGTAGCCAAAAGTAATCTCTGCTACATATTGGATAAATTCAGTAAGCCCTTTCATTGTGTAGCAAAAAACTGTGATGCAGCTTTTTCCACCCAGGGAGGCCTTGTGCGCCACCTACAGTTGGTACACCATTACAATCGCTCTCAGCTCCTGTTGGAAAAAGATTTTGATGTGCATCACAATCCAGAAGTCAGAAAAGAGCCTGCCAAGAAAAGGCCTCTTCCAAACTCAGATGAACCTCAGCCCCAGTACAAATGTCACTTTGCCAATTGCAACGCCTCCTACCACCTTAAAAGCAGCCTAGTGCGTCACACTCGAGACTACCACTCCCAACCACCAGAGCTGATAAGGTGCAAGTTTGAAGGCTGCACAAGAGTGTTCAGCCACGATGATGCACTTAAAAAACATACACTTTATAGTCACTGTGAGTACTACGACTCACTGGTGGTACGTCTGCAGAGCACTCACAAAAAGTCAGTTACTGGATGCCAAAAGAAGCTTATCGTTGCACCACAGAATTCTCAGAAAGAAGAACCTGATTCACCCACCACACAGGCTGAGAGATCGAGTCCCAAGCCCGAAGTGACCGCCCAGACAGAAGAAATGGGCGAGCAGGGTCttgaggaaaagaaagtgtcaggacaaaaaaagaaagaaagaagaaattgTTACAGCCGTTTTGTCTTCAGATCTCATGAAGAAGCACTACAGATGTGCCAAGATCGCTGTCTACGTGTGGCCTACCCTTGTATGGTTCAGGACTGCGATTCTGTCGTCACATACATGCAGAGCCTGCACCGTCACTACCTGAGGGTTCACCGCATGCGTCGAGACGATCTTTTCAAGAATGAAGATAAGCTTGTTTTCAATGCTGAGCAACTGGAGGAACTGATTCAGAGACAGTCAGCCAGACCAACTGTGGCAGGAGCGTGTGCCCCCAATGGGGTTCGCAAAATGGAGTATCAGGCAGAGCCAGAAAACACAGGGGGGCAGCCCACACCCATGAGCCTGCACTCCATCAAGGCAGAAACACAGGATGAGGATAATCATGACCCACTGAGAtttccagaggaggaggaggagaagccgCCACCAGTTGAGAGAAATGGCGTCCTCGTTGGTGCAGACGAGGTGCTGTATGGTGAACCAAGCACCGGTGGGCACACTGAAGACTCAACTACAGCAACACAGATCAGTcagaaacaggaggagagatTAAGCTTGGATCAAATAAAACCTCTGCTTCGTCCCGTCACTGTCGACCTCTCGCCACCATGTTCGCTACGCTTTACTACTGAAGAGGGCTTCCAAGATCCGTCAAGCAACAAGGATGGTGGTAAACTAGTGAATGGGTCAGCAGCATTGCCCACTCCTCCTGTTCGCCAACCACTAAAACGAAAAAACGAACTGTCTGAACAGCCATCAAACATGAAAGACCCTCAGCCTCGTAGCCCTTCTCCACGCCCATTTGACATCGGCGCTTATAAGCCAATGGGCTTTGAGTCCTCTTTCCTCAAGTTCATACAAGAAACCACCCCGAAAGACAAAAACACGGTGCCAGTGAAACGGCGAGACACTTTCAGGCGCAGCTGTTCTGTTAAAGAAAACAACCAGTTGGGGATCTCTCACACCCGCAGCAGACGCACTCATTCCCCGCTGCTGAAGCCCCATGCTATGACTGGGGACTTCACATCAGTCCAAAACTTGAAGTCCATCCTGGACAAAGCTCTGGCTGGGTGTGGGGACCTGGCCATTAAGCAGCTTCAGTACCTCAGACCTGTGGTGGTCCTGGGGAGACCTGTGTGCACCACCACCCTGCCTGACCTCTTCCCATCAGACACCAACAACAGCAAACTACTTCTTGGAAGTTAG
- the znf593 gene encoding zinc finger protein 593 encodes MGKSKQKGNHKSDKKKNIAKTWKTKRRTKDLDQIHTDMKPEIAAKLLHQEVDYDVTGCAQHYCLHCARYFVDMRSMKEHFKSKVHKKRLKQLREEPYTQAEAERAAGMGSYIPPKTVEVKTQPVEEDMD; translated from the exons ATGGGGAAGTCCAAGCAAAAGGGGAACCACAAGAGtgacaagaagaagaacattGCAAAGACATGGAAGACAAAGCGCAGGACCAAAGACTTGGACCAgatccacacagacatgaagcCTGAGATAGCAGCCAAACTGCTACACCAGGAGGTGGACTATGATGTGACCGGATGTGCACAACACTACTGTTTACACTGCGC GAGATATTTTGTGGACATGAGATCCATGAAAGAGCACTTCAAAAGTAAAGTGCACAAAAAACG GTTGAAACAGCTTAGAGAGGAGCCCTACACccaggcagaggcagagagagcagcGGGAATGGGATCCTACATCCCTCCAAAAACTGTTGAAGTGAAGACACAGCCTGTGGAAGAGGACATGGACTGA
- the selenon gene encoding selenoprotein N, whose amino-acid sequence MAADVDKGIPKDESKISPQNGHRSPDSGSWIYRGIWTLLIVGAVPLLAFGIKNYQDAQFVRRHEESVRTLGAEGLFLFSSLDTDHDLYLSPEEFKPIAEKLTGITPPADFEEEVIHDPNGETLTLEAKMQPLLLDSMTKSKDGFLGVSHSSLSGLRSWKSPAVPSSSFSASQFRVFLPPKNKVEVGDTWWVIPSELNIFTGYLPNNRYHPPTPKGKEVLIHSLLSMFHPRPFIKSRFAPQGTVACIRASNDFYYDIVFRIHAEFQLNDVPDFPFWFTPGQFTGNIVLSKDASHVRHFHLYVPNDRSLNVDMEWLYGASESSNMEVDIGYLPQLELQSTDPSTPSIIMDEEGNIIDSRDGSSEPIQFVFEDIHWTSEISQQDATRRLEVTLYPFKKVSYLPFSEAFEQAEAEKKLVHSILLWGALDDQSCUGSGRTLRETVLESSPVLALLNQSFISSWSLVKELENMQADEQNPVLSEKARLHLEKYNFPVEMMVALPNGTIVHHINANFFLDQTAMKPEEEGSNFSFSAGFEDPSTSTYISFLKEGLEKAKEYLTQ is encoded by the exons ATGGCCGCAGACGTAGATAAAGGAATCCCCAAGGATGAGAGCAAAATTTCGCCGCAGAATGGGCATCGGAGCCCGGACTCCGGATCCTGGATCTACAGGGGGATATGGACCCTGCTGATAGTCGGTGCTGTCCCTCTTCTCGCTTTTGGGATCAAGAATTACCAAGATGCCCAGTTCGTCAGACGTCAT GAAGAGAGTGTTCGAACTCTGGGTGCTGAGGggctttttctcttctcctccttagACACCGACCATGACCTTTATCTCAGTCCGGAGGAGTTTAAACCTATTGCTGAGAAACTCACAG GGATTACACCCCCTGCGGATTTTGAGGAAGAAGTGATCCATGACCCCAATGGAGAGACTTTGACCTTGGAGGCCAAAATGCAGCCTCTACTGCTCGACTCTATGACAAAAAGCAAGGATGGTTTCCTTGGG GTTTCTCACAGCTCTCTGAGTGGGCTGCGGTCTTGGAAAAGCCCAGCAGTgccttcttcttccttctctgcCAGCCAGTTCAGGGTCTTCCTGCCCCCAAAGAACAAGGTCGAAGTGGGTGACACGTGGTGGGTGATTCCTAGCGAGCTCAACATCTTCACTGGATACCTGCCCAACAATCGTTACCATCCTCCAACACCAAAAGGCAAAGAG gtTCTCATCCACTCCTTGCTGAGTATGTTCCATCCTCGGCCCTTCATCAAATCACGTTTTGCTCCTCAGGGCACAGTCGCCTGCATTCGTGCCAGCAATGACTTTTATTATGACATTGTCTTCAG GATTCATGCAGAGTTCCAGCTCAATGATGTTCCAGACTTTCCCTTCTGGTTCACCCCGGGCCAGTTCACCGGTAACATCGTCCTCTCTAAAGATGCATCTCATGTCCGCCACTTCCACCTTTATGTCCCTAATGACAG ATCTCTGAATGTGGACATGGAGTGGCTTTACGGGGCCAGTGAGAGCAGCAACATGGAGGTGGACATTGGATACCTGCCCCAG TTAGAGCTGCAGTCCACGGACCCGTCCACTCCGTCCATCATCATGGATGAGGAGGGCAACATCATCGACAGTCGGGACGGCAGCAGTGAGCCGATCCAGTTTGTCTTTGAAGACATCCACTGGACCTCAGAGATCAGCCAGCAAGACGCCACGCGACGCCTGGAGGTCACCCTCTACCCCTTCAAGAAG GTGTCCTACCTGCCTTTTTCAGAGGCCTTTGAGCAAGCTGAAGCAGAGAAGAAGCTGGTGCATTCCATTCTGCTTTGGGGAGCATTAGACGACCAATCCTGCTGAG GTTCAGGGCGAACTCTCCGGGAGACAGTCCTGGAAAGTTCGCCCGTCCTGGCCCTGCTCAACCAGAGCTTCATCAGCAGCTGGTCTCTGGTCAAAGAGCTGGAGAACATGCAG GCCGATGAGCAGAACCCTGTGTTGAGTGAAAAGGCCCGCTTACATCTGGAGAAATATAACTTCCCTGTAGAGATGATGGTGGCACTGCCTAATGGAACCATT GTACACCACATCAATGCCAACTTCTTCCTGGACCAGACAGCCATGAAACCAGAGGAGGAAGGATCAAATTTCAGCTTCTCTGCGGGGTTCGAGGATCCCTCCACATCCACTTATATCAGCTTCCTGAAAGAGGGGTTGGAGAAAGCCAAGGAGTACCTGACACAGTAA